The following are encoded in a window of Panicum virgatum strain AP13 chromosome 5N, P.virgatum_v5, whole genome shotgun sequence genomic DNA:
- the LOC120675824 gene encoding transcription factor PCF7-like: MIRGSNLQQAADEELARKNAAVATSRQWSAQTESRIVRVSRVFGGKDRHSKVKTVKGLRDRRVRLSVPTAIQLYDLQDRLGLNQPSKVVDWLLNAARHEVDKLPPLQFPPQDLMVRHLAPPMPLVHEEKLAHIAAAAALASDGAKDGQGDVDMDGSGAGGHHLVGRFPGGYHRFMGLNNAFGMVSSAMAPYNSYTGEAWNNSSVHDSGAGSPQMAAAAAAHHSPFPSLLSLAPGPHQLVFYSSEADQQFQVDNNLGSQSLSLSSARAYHDQAS; the protein is encoded by the coding sequence ATGATACGCGGCAGCAACCTGCAGCAGGCGGCGGACGAGGAGCTAGCCCGGAAGAACGCCGCCGTGGCGACGTCGCGGCAATGGTCGGCGCAGACGGAGTCGCGCATCGTGCGCGTCTCCCGGGTCTTCGGCGGGAAGGACCGCCACAGCAAGGTGAAGACCGTCAAGGGGCTGCGCGACCGGCGGGTGCGCCTCTCCGTGCCGACGGCGATCCAGCTCTACGACTTGCAGGACCGCCTCGGCCTTAACCAGCCCAGCAAGGTCGTCGACTGGCTCCTCAACGCCGCGCGCCACGAGGTCGACAAGCTGCCGCCGCTCCAGTTCCCGCCGCAGGACCTCATGGTACGCCACCTGGCGCCCCCCATGCCGCTGGTGCACGAGGAGAAGCTCGCCCAcatcgccgcggccgcggcgctcgcGAGCGACGGCGCCAAGGACGGCCAGGGCGACGTCGACATGGACGGGAGCGGAGCCGGCGGCCACCACTTGGTGGGGAGGTTCCCCGGCGGCTACCACCGGTTCATGGGGCTGAACAACGCGTTCGGCATGGTAAGTAGCGCAATGGCGCCGTATAACAGCTACACCGGAGAGGCATGGAATAACAGCAGCGTGCATGACAGCGGCGCCGGCTCGCCGCAGATGGCAGCCGCTGCGGCGGCTCACCACTCGCCGTTCCCGTCGTTGCTCTCCCTGGCTCCAGGGCCGCATCAGCTGGTATTCTACTCCTCGGAAGCTGATCAGCAGTTCCAGGTGGATAACAACCTTGGCTCGCAAAGCCTGTCCCTGAGCTCGGCAAGGGCTTACCATGATCAGGCTAGCTAG